Proteins encoded in a region of the Bradyrhizobium sp. CB3481 genome:
- a CDS encoding aldolase/citrate lyase family protein: MTSAKPAPLNRLRQLWREGRPTFGAIATIPSIQTVQIMGRSGIDWIIIDLEHGPIDLGSAHAMITATSGTPCVPMVRIAANEPSLAKAPMDLGALGINFPMICSRADAEKAVRSVRYPPNGDRLWGPFHAPFRWGVSMADYMATADDDMICMITIEHVDAVDRIDEIMATPGIDLAVIGPGDLATSINKRGLPDDPEVVGLMKRAEEGILKSGVPIGGVARTAEQANAMIARGYVALALGFDWSLFQRGIAASLDGIKR, encoded by the coding sequence GTGACCTCCGCAAAGCCCGCGCCGCTCAACCGCTTGCGCCAGCTCTGGCGCGAGGGGCGCCCGACCTTCGGCGCGATCGCAACCATTCCCTCGATCCAGACCGTGCAGATCATGGGCCGCTCCGGCATCGACTGGATCATCATCGATCTCGAGCACGGGCCGATCGATCTTGGCTCGGCGCATGCGATGATCACGGCGACGTCAGGCACGCCCTGCGTGCCGATGGTGCGGATTGCCGCCAACGAGCCTTCGCTGGCGAAGGCACCGATGGATCTCGGCGCGCTCGGCATCAATTTTCCGATGATCTGCAGCCGGGCGGATGCCGAAAAAGCGGTGCGCAGCGTGCGCTATCCGCCGAACGGCGACCGGCTATGGGGCCCGTTCCACGCGCCGTTCCGCTGGGGGGTCTCGATGGCGGACTACATGGCGACCGCGGACGACGACATGATCTGCATGATCACCATCGAGCATGTCGATGCGGTCGACCGCATCGACGAGATCATGGCAACGCCCGGCATCGACCTCGCGGTGATCGGCCCCGGCGACCTCGCAACCTCCATTAACAAGCGCGGCCTGCCCGACGATCCCGAGGTGGTGGGCCTGATGAAGCGCGCCGAGGAAGGCATCCTCAAGAGCGGCGTGCCGATCGGCGGCGTCGCCCGCACCGCCGAGCAGGCCAACGCCATGATCGCGCGCGGCTATGTGGCGCTGGCGCTCGGCTTCGACTGGTCGCTGTTCCAGCGCGGTATCGCGGCGAGCCTTGACGGGATCAAGCGATAG
- a CDS encoding acyltransferase encodes MRGTVRKITLPRRLVADLMHASIRVPFVSLTRPLNLRGLSEARAQAVERPGWAAIFVKAFALVAKEQPILRTLYVKWPLPAFYELPRSVAMVAVARVEDGQDCVLPQKVAAPDELSLAEVDALIRHAKTAPINEVPAFRKILRTTRLPLPLRRLFWAIGLNFGRQRANYFGSFGVTSVAAYGAGQLHAVSPGPFVLSYGVEKPDQTIEVVLRWDHRVTDAAPMAKALNRLEQVLNGEIAAELRANRQQTEPKPVRAVAT; translated from the coding sequence ATGCGCGGAACGGTTCGAAAAATCACACTGCCGCGCCGCCTCGTCGCCGACCTCATGCACGCCTCGATCCGCGTGCCCTTTGTTTCGCTGACCCGCCCCCTCAACCTCCGCGGCCTCTCGGAGGCCCGCGCCCAGGCCGTCGAGCGGCCCGGTTGGGCCGCGATCTTCGTCAAGGCCTTCGCACTGGTGGCAAAGGAACAGCCGATCCTGCGCACCCTCTATGTCAAATGGCCGCTGCCCGCCTTCTACGAGCTGCCGCGCAGCGTCGCGATGGTGGCGGTCGCCCGGGTCGAGGACGGGCAGGATTGCGTGCTGCCGCAAAAGGTGGCCGCCCCGGATGAATTGTCGCTTGCCGAGGTCGACGCGCTGATCCGGCACGCCAAGACGGCCCCGATCAACGAGGTGCCGGCGTTCCGCAAGATCCTGCGCACCACCCGCCTCCCGTTGCCCCTGCGCCGCCTGTTCTGGGCGATCGGGCTCAATTTCGGCCGCCAGCGGGCCAATTATTTCGGCAGTTTCGGCGTGACCTCGGTGGCCGCCTATGGCGCAGGCCAGCTGCATGCCGTCAGCCCCGGGCCGTTCGTCCTGAGCTATGGGGTGGAAAAGCCCGACCAGACCATCGAGGTGGTGCTGCGCTGGGATCACCGGGTTACCGACGCCGCCCCGATGGCCAAGGCCCTGAACCGGCTGGAACAGGTTCTGAACGGCGAAATTGCCGCCGAATTGCGCGCCAACCGGCAGCAAACCGAGCCCAAGCCGGTCCGGGCGGTCGCGACCTGA
- a CDS encoding FTR1 family protein produces the protein MIAALIIVFREVFEAGLIIGIVLAVTRTVPHRNGWIGGGVVAGVLAACLIAVFAGALSNLFAGMGQEVFNAGILALAVVMLTWHNVWMARHGKELAGELRAAGQAVVAGEKSLLALAVVVGVAVLREGSEVVLFLYGVLATGNDTGWGVAVGGFAGLVLGALVCWLTYVGLLRIPPRALFTTTTVLIALLAAGMAAQATAFLERANWLTALDSVVWDSSWLLSDSSLLGKALHTLIGYTDQPTAMQLVVYLAILAATFVLMRLYGRPAKTATAAPAE, from the coding sequence GTGATCGCCGCCCTGATCATCGTGTTCCGTGAAGTCTTCGAGGCCGGTCTGATCATCGGCATCGTGCTCGCGGTCACGCGCACGGTGCCGCACCGCAACGGATGGATCGGCGGCGGTGTTGTCGCGGGCGTGCTGGCGGCTTGCCTAATTGCGGTCTTCGCGGGCGCGCTGTCGAACCTGTTTGCCGGCATGGGGCAGGAGGTCTTCAACGCGGGCATCCTCGCGCTCGCCGTCGTGATGCTCACCTGGCACAACGTCTGGATGGCGCGGCATGGCAAGGAACTCGCCGGCGAATTGCGCGCCGCGGGGCAGGCGGTGGTCGCGGGCGAGAAATCGCTGCTGGCGCTGGCGGTCGTGGTCGGCGTAGCCGTGCTGCGCGAGGGCAGCGAGGTCGTGCTGTTCCTCTACGGCGTGCTGGCGACCGGCAACGACACCGGCTGGGGCGTGGCGGTCGGCGGCTTTGCCGGGCTGGTGCTTGGTGCGCTGGTCTGCTGGCTGACCTATGTCGGGCTGTTGCGGATTCCGCCGCGCGCGCTGTTTACCACCACGACGGTGCTGATCGCGCTGCTCGCGGCCGGCATGGCGGCGCAGGCGACCGCGTTCCTCGAACGGGCGAACTGGCTGACCGCGCTCGACAGCGTCGTCTGGGATTCGAGCTGGCTGCTGTCGGACTCCAGCCTGCTCGGCAAGGCGCTGCACACGCTGATCGGCTACACCGACCAGCCGACTGCCATGCAGCTCGTCGTCTACCTGGCGATCCTGGCCGCGACTTTTGTGCTGATGCGGCTTTACGGCAGGCCGGCGAAGACCGCGACGGCTGCGCCGGCGGAATAA
- a CDS encoding response regulator transcription factor — protein sequence MTASQSPAEGPSTHAISILLVDDHPVVRQGYRRVLEHQDDFHVVAEADNAADAYRAFKAHAPDVVVMDVSMPGASGLEAIRNIRSRSSATRILVFSMHSEAAQVKAAFNAGANGYVTKGSAPAELIRAIRSIMRGEQAISDDIARVLAMESLSPSHSLLDQLGEREIEILRQLAAGATTEQIAANLNLSMKTVQNYHYLIKTKTGMRTDAQLVRLAVECGLASL from the coding sequence ATGACCGCGTCGCAGAGCCCGGCCGAGGGCCCTTCGACCCACGCCATTTCGATCCTGCTCGTTGACGACCATCCCGTGGTCCGGCAGGGCTACCGCCGCGTCCTCGAACATCAGGACGATTTCCATGTGGTGGCCGAGGCCGACAATGCGGCCGACGCCTACCGCGCCTTCAAGGCGCACGCCCCCGATGTCGTGGTGATGGACGTCTCGATGCCGGGCGCCAGCGGGCTCGAAGCGATCAGGAACATCCGCTCCCGCAGTTCCGCTACCCGCATTCTCGTCTTCAGCATGCATAGCGAGGCGGCGCAGGTGAAGGCGGCCTTCAATGCCGGCGCCAACGGCTATGTGACCAAGGGCTCCGCTCCGGCCGAGCTGATCCGGGCAATCCGTTCGATCATGCGCGGCGAGCAGGCGATCAGCGACGACATTGCCCGCGTCCTGGCGATGGAAAGCCTGTCCCCTTCGCACTCGCTGCTCGACCAGCTCGGCGAGCGGGAAATCGAGATCTTGCGGCAACTGGCGGCCGGCGCGACCACGGAACAGATCGCCGCCAACCTCAATCTCAGCATGAAGACCGTGCAGAACTACCACTACCTGATCAAGACCAAGACCGGCATGCGCACGGATGCCCAGTTGGTCCGCCTCGCCGTGGAATGCGGGCTCGCCAGCCTGTAG
- the purB gene encoding adenylosuccinate lyase: MIPRYTRPEMASIWEPQTRFKIWFEIEAHAADALAELGVIPKEAAKTIWAKAKDATFNVARIDEIERETKHDVIAFLTHLAEIVGPEARFVHQGMTSSDVLDTCLNVQLVRAADLLIADIDKVLAALKKRAFEHKMTPTVGRSHGIHAEPVTFGLKLAYAYAEFSRARERLVAARKEVATCAISGAVGTFAQIDPRVEEHVAKAMGLAPEPISTQVIPRDRHAMYFATLGVIASSVERLAIEIRHLQRTEVLEAEEFFSEGQKGSSAMPHKRNPVLSENLTGLSRMVRAYVTPALENVALWHERDISHSSAERMMGPDATVTLDFALMRLAGLIEKLLVYPANMQKNLDRLGGLVHSQRLLIALTQKGASREDAYKYVQRNAMPVWRGEGDFQTLLKKDPDVKKHLTDAEIEEQFDLGYHFKHVDTIFKRVFGES, encoded by the coding sequence ATGATCCCCCGCTATACCCGCCCCGAAATGGCTTCCATCTGGGAGCCCCAGACCCGCTTCAAGATCTGGTTCGAGATCGAGGCGCATGCGGCTGATGCGCTGGCGGAATTGGGCGTGATCCCGAAGGAAGCGGCGAAGACGATCTGGGCCAAGGCCAAGGACGCCACCTTCAACGTCGCCCGGATCGACGAGATCGAGCGCGAGACCAAGCACGACGTCATCGCTTTCCTGACCCATCTGGCCGAGATCGTCGGCCCTGAGGCGCGCTTCGTCCACCAGGGCATGACGTCCTCCGACGTGCTCGATACCTGCCTGAACGTGCAGCTCGTCCGCGCCGCCGATCTTCTGATCGCCGATATCGACAAGGTGCTGGCCGCGCTGAAGAAGCGCGCCTTCGAGCACAAAATGACCCCGACTGTTGGCCGCTCGCACGGCATCCATGCCGAGCCTGTTACGTTCGGGCTCAAGCTGGCCTATGCCTATGCGGAATTCTCCCGCGCCCGCGAGCGGCTGGTCGCCGCGCGCAAGGAAGTCGCGACCTGCGCGATCTCGGGCGCCGTCGGCACCTTTGCCCAGATCGATCCGCGCGTCGAAGAACATGTCGCGAAGGCCATGGGCCTGGCGCCGGAACCGATCTCGACCCAGGTGATCCCACGTGATCGCCACGCGATGTATTTTGCCACCCTCGGCGTGATCGCTTCATCGGTCGAGCGGCTCGCCATCGAAATCCGCCATTTGCAGCGTACCGAGGTGCTTGAAGCGGAAGAATTCTTCTCTGAGGGCCAGAAGGGCTCGTCGGCGATGCCGCACAAGCGCAATCCGGTGCTATCGGAAAACCTGACCGGCCTGTCGCGCATGGTGCGCGCCTATGTGACGCCGGCGCTGGAGAATGTCGCGCTGTGGCACGAGCGCGACATCTCGCACTCTTCCGCCGAACGCATGATGGGGCCCGACGCCACCGTGACGCTCGATTTCGCGCTGATGCGGCTTGCCGGCCTGATCGAGAAGCTGCTGGTCTATCCCGCCAACATGCAGAAGAACCTCGACCGCCTCGGCGGCCTCGTGCATTCGCAGCGGCTCCTGATCGCGCTGACGCAGAAGGGCGCCAGCCGCGAGGACGCCTATAAGTACGTCCAGCGCAACGCCATGCCGGTCTGGCGCGGCGAAGGCGACTTCCAGACGCTGCTGAAGAAAGACCCCGACGTGAAGAAGCACCTGACGGATGCCGAGATCGAGGAGCAGTTCGACCTCGGCTATCACTTCAAGCACGTCGACACGATCTTCAAGCGGGTGTTCGGCGAGAGCTGA
- a CDS encoding MotA/TolQ/ExbB proton channel family protein, protein MSVTARAETVSSADTSERSVLLLWMIFTGLSVFACFVLWRYGLLHLMVVSDRTYISSVIAVLYVATCFHCFWRSRAIAREGEIARRCRAVLSAPGGARALADAHALPTGMVPDHIRSLVQKAEAQTGGRIDQTLLLRSLADRLRGSNGFGAFVSDTLMKLGLLGTIIGFIIMLAPIATLDAADKVAMKSSMGLMSDGMAVAMYTTLAGLIGSILVKIQYYMLDAATQRVFSDAVVLTETHVTPALERRHDG, encoded by the coding sequence ATGAGTGTCACGGCACGCGCCGAAACCGTTTCATCCGCTGACACCTCGGAGCGCAGCGTCCTCCTGCTATGGATGATCTTCACCGGCCTGTCGGTGTTCGCCTGCTTCGTTCTCTGGCGCTACGGGCTGCTTCATCTGATGGTCGTCTCGGACCGCACCTATATTTCGAGCGTCATCGCGGTCCTCTACGTCGCCACCTGCTTCCATTGCTTCTGGCGGAGCCGGGCCATCGCGCGCGAGGGCGAGATCGCGCGGCGCTGCCGCGCCGTCCTGTCGGCACCGGGCGGGGCGAGGGCGCTCGCCGATGCGCATGCGCTGCCGACGGGGATGGTGCCGGATCACATCCGCAGCCTCGTGCAAAAGGCGGAGGCGCAGACCGGAGGACGGATCGACCAGACGCTCCTGCTGCGCTCGCTCGCCGACCGCCTGCGCGGCTCCAACGGGTTTGGCGCGTTCGTCTCCGACACGCTGATGAAGCTCGGCCTGCTCGGCACCATCATCGGCTTCATCATCATGCTGGCGCCGATCGCAACGCTGGATGCGGCCGACAAGGTCGCGATGAAGTCCTCCATGGGGTTGATGAGTGATGGCATGGCGGTCGCGATGTACACGACGCTGGCCGGCCTGATCGGCTCCATCCTGGTGAAAATCCAATACTACATGCTGGATGCCGCGACCCAGCGGGTGTTTTCCGACGCCGTCGTGCTGACCGAGACGCACGTCACGCCCGCGCTGGAACGCCGTCATGATGGATGA
- a CDS encoding TetR family transcriptional regulator, whose amino-acid sequence MNEVVVLTPERILEVTEDVLRRYGLAKATVVDVARALDVSHGSVYRHFPSKASLREAVAKRWLDRLSAPLLKIAESEGPAPARLESWLRTMFSIKHKRLSDDPEMFATYLALAREACKSVSCHKDCLVDQIAMILADGVKQGAFEVADIKVTARAIFDATSRFHHPAHAEEWKEPGAPARIDALLALLLKGLEAPCKQ is encoded by the coding sequence ATGAACGAAGTCGTGGTTCTCACCCCCGAACGGATTCTGGAGGTTACCGAAGACGTTTTGCGCCGCTATGGCTTGGCCAAGGCAACGGTGGTGGACGTTGCCCGTGCGCTCGATGTCAGTCATGGCAGCGTCTACCGCCATTTCCCCAGCAAGGCCTCGCTGCGCGAAGCGGTCGCCAAGCGCTGGCTCGACCGCCTGAGCGCGCCGCTGCTCAAGATCGCCGAAAGCGAAGGCCCGGCGCCGGCGCGGCTGGAGAGCTGGCTGCGCACGATGTTTTCGATCAAGCACAAGCGGCTCAGCGACGATCCCGAGATGTTTGCGACCTACCTGGCGCTGGCGCGCGAGGCCTGCAAATCCGTAAGCTGCCACAAGGACTGCCTGGTCGATCAGATCGCAATGATCCTCGCAGATGGCGTCAAGCAGGGCGCTTTCGAGGTCGCCGACATCAAGGTGACCGCACGCGCCATCTTCGACGCCACCAGCCGCTTCCATCACCCCGCCCACGCCGAGGAATGGAAGGAGCCGGGCGCCCCGGCCCGGATCGATGCGCTGCTGGCGCTGCTGCTCAAGGGCCTGGAAGCGCCGTGCAAGCAGTGA
- the murI gene encoding glutamate racemase translates to MSSPAKILVFDSGLGGLTVLREIVRARPDAHYVYVADDAFFPYGHHSEEQIIARVVPLIGELIARHSPALVVIACNTASTLVMSHLRSAYSVPFVGTVPAIKPACASSKSRRVSVLGTRGTVKREYTRRLIEDFAQGCEVTLVGSGELASLAESALSGNDVRDSDIAAELAPCFVGDGTDRTDTIVLACTHYPLLLDRLTQLAPWPVDWIDPAPAIARRVSALLGAPGRTGDDAGAEMIFTSQRPHTLAPALMPFFGGRVLA, encoded by the coding sequence GTGTCATCCCCGGCCAAAATCCTCGTCTTCGACTCCGGCCTAGGCGGCCTCACGGTCCTGCGCGAGATCGTCCGGGCAAGGCCCGACGCGCATTACGTTTATGTTGCCGACGACGCGTTCTTTCCTTACGGCCATCACAGCGAGGAACAGATCATCGCCCGCGTGGTGCCGCTGATTGGCGAACTGATCGCGCGGCATTCCCCCGCGCTGGTGGTGATCGCCTGCAATACCGCTTCCACGCTCGTGATGTCGCATCTGCGCAGCGCCTACAGCGTGCCGTTCGTCGGCACCGTGCCGGCGATCAAGCCGGCCTGCGCCAGTTCGAAAAGCAGGCGCGTGTCCGTGCTCGGCACCAGGGGCACCGTGAAGCGCGAATATACGAGACGCCTGATCGAGGATTTTGCGCAAGGCTGCGAAGTCACCCTGGTGGGATCGGGCGAACTTGCCTCGCTCGCCGAATCCGCCCTCAGCGGTAACGATGTCCGCGATTCCGATATCGCGGCCGAACTCGCCCCCTGCTTCGTCGGCGATGGCACGGACCGCACCGACACGATCGTGCTGGCCTGCACCCATTATCCGCTGCTGCTCGACCGCTTGACCCAGCTCGCACCATGGCCGGTCGACTGGATCGATCCGGCGCCGGCCATTGCGCGGCGTGTCTCGGCGCTGCTCGGCGCTCCCGGCCGCACCGGCGATGACGCCGGGGCCGAGATGATCTTCACGTCCCAGCGTCCGCACACGCTCGCCCCCGCACTGATGCCGTTCTTCGGCGGGCGCGTGCTGGCGTAA
- a CDS encoding histidine kinase: MRLVLQLVARLFIIVILCLGAATIWATIDAYRSVDRATSASAERVSVALEALYWRELLLRSSRMREQLVPAAEWRTIQTMSLISPGICVRIEPSGAFERPLCGQSKGIGQTPPRWFAAAVDTVLGGHAPVVRPISARAANAGSVSATADPQAAIALAWQHVLDNIHLALLMAVAIALLASLAIAHTLAPARQIVTALQQMARGEYRTPLPRLRSVELAMIGQAVGELGDRLALATEERAALTRRLLEIRSDERRALARELHDEFGQNLTAILAFANTIEAASAPEHGNNEVAQDARMISQATHRIMACLRDTLNRLRHPPAEELGLEACLVDLVDGWRSRNPAQPMIQLDLKGDLADVRGAVAAAAYRVAQECLTNSLRHSSAREIVLRIERRSGAENALLVHVEDDGGGNAAKVAASTGFGLTGIRERITALGGSLSIADATRGVRVAATIPLAA, from the coding sequence ATGCGCCTCGTGCTTCAACTCGTCGCTCGCCTGTTCATCATCGTCATCCTGTGCCTCGGGGCCGCCACCATCTGGGCGACGATCGACGCCTATCGCAGCGTCGACCGCGCCACGTCGGCTTCCGCCGAGCGCGTCTCGGTCGCGCTCGAAGCGCTGTACTGGCGCGAGTTATTGCTCCGCAGCAGCAGAATGCGCGAGCAGCTGGTGCCGGCGGCGGAATGGCGCACCATTCAGACCATGAGCCTGATCTCGCCGGGCATCTGCGTCCGGATCGAGCCATCGGGCGCGTTCGAAAGGCCGCTCTGCGGCCAGAGCAAGGGCATCGGCCAGACCCCGCCCCGCTGGTTCGCGGCCGCCGTGGATACCGTGCTTGGCGGCCACGCCCCGGTCGTCCGTCCCATCAGCGCGCGCGCCGCCAATGCCGGCAGCGTGTCGGCCACGGCCGATCCGCAGGCCGCAATCGCGCTGGCCTGGCAGCATGTGCTCGACAACATCCATCTCGCACTTCTGATGGCGGTCGCGATCGCCCTGCTCGCCTCGCTGGCGATTGCGCATACGCTGGCGCCGGCGCGGCAGATCGTGACCGCGCTGCAGCAGATGGCGCGCGGCGAGTACCGGACACCGCTGCCACGCTTGCGCTCGGTGGAACTGGCGATGATCGGGCAAGCCGTCGGGGAACTCGGCGACCGCCTCGCGCTGGCCACCGAAGAGCGTGCCGCCCTGACCCGGCGCCTGCTGGAAATCCGTAGTGACGAGCGGCGCGCGCTGGCCCGTGAGCTGCACGACGAGTTCGGGCAGAACCTGACGGCGATCCTGGCCTTCGCCAACACGATCGAGGCCGCGAGCGCGCCGGAGCACGGCAACAACGAGGTCGCGCAGGACGCGCGGATGATCTCGCAGGCCACCCATCGCATCATGGCCTGCCTGCGGGACACGCTGAACCGCCTGCGCCATCCGCCGGCCGAGGAACTCGGGCTGGAGGCCTGCTTGGTCGATCTCGTCGACGGCTGGCGGTCGCGCAATCCCGCGCAGCCGATGATCCAGCTCGACCTCAAGGGCGACCTCGCCGATGTCCGCGGCGCGGTTGCCGCGGCGGCCTACCGGGTGGCCCAGGAATGCCTGACCAACTCGCTGCGGCACAGTTCGGCGCGCGAGATTGTGCTGCGGATCGAGCGGCGCAGCGGCGCGGAAAACGCACTGCTGGTCCATGTCGAAGACGACGGCGGCGGCAATGCGGCCAAGGTGGCGGCGTCGACCGGCTTCGGGCTGACGGGCATTCGCGAGCGGATCACCGCGCTTGGCGGCTCGCTGTCGATTGCAGACGCCACTCGCGGGGTGCGCGTGGCCGCAACGATCCCGCTTGCGGCCTGA
- a CDS encoding cupin domain-containing protein produces MIRKILFGLAVVALAGAGVAVAQQTGIKRTPLQKLDFPAGYNTVTAIAEVPAGGAAGRHTHPGAETGYVLEGELELIIDGKPPVKIKAGESYQIPEGAVHDAKAGDKPFKVLGVYVVKAGEPLAKPAP; encoded by the coding sequence ATGATCAGAAAAATTCTGTTCGGATTGGCCGTGGTCGCGCTCGCTGGCGCCGGCGTCGCGGTCGCTCAGCAAACCGGCATCAAGCGAACGCCGCTGCAAAAACTCGATTTCCCGGCTGGCTACAACACCGTGACCGCGATCGCGGAAGTTCCGGCCGGCGGCGCCGCCGGCCGCCATACCCATCCGGGCGCCGAGACCGGCTATGTGCTCGAGGGCGAGCTCGAACTCATCATCGACGGCAAGCCGCCGGTGAAAATCAAGGCGGGCGAATCCTACCAGATTCCGGAAGGCGCCGTTCACGATGCCAAGGCCGGCGACAAACCCTTCAAAGTGCTCGGGGTTTATGTCGTGAAGGCCGGTGAGCCGCTGGCCAAGCCGGCGCCATAG
- a CDS encoding cupredoxin domain-containing protein, producing MSFPKLTLFAALALVSLAAAGTANAQSATEIQLSYKDKKFDPAEVNAPANTPIVIKLKNLDAKAMEFESKTLKVEKVVAGSSDATINVRAQKPGRYEFFDEYNEKVARGALVVK from the coding sequence ATGTCCTTCCCGAAGCTCACTCTGTTCGCCGCCCTTGCACTCGTCTCATTGGCCGCCGCCGGCACGGCAAACGCGCAGAGCGCGACCGAGATCCAGCTCAGCTACAAGGACAAGAAGTTCGATCCGGCCGAGGTCAACGCGCCGGCCAATACGCCGATCGTGATCAAGCTGAAGAATCTCGATGCCAAGGCGATGGAATTCGAGAGCAAGACCCTGAAAGTGGAGAAGGTGGTCGCCGGTTCCAGCGACGCCACCATCAATGTCCGCGCGCAGAAGCCGGGCCGCTACGAATTCTTCGACGAATATAACGAGAAGGTGGCGCGCGGCGCGCTGGTCGTGAAGTAA